One genomic segment of Burkholderia pyrrocinia includes these proteins:
- a CDS encoding polysaccharide deacetylase family protein, with the protein MSIRLSFDDGPGPSTPPLLDVLRDASCTATFFLLGKNLAGALDVAARMAREGHRLGNHTHSHARPGALADGVLIAEIDATDALIREAYRRAGVPAPDTIPLRLPYGLVPQDNRAGVLARMKREHTGWTAILDDWQRPAPSPQALCDAMRAHVAGSAARHQDVLFCMHDGSRHGEARPNTVEAVRLFLNRQD; encoded by the coding sequence ATGTCCATTCGCCTCAGTTTCGACGATGGCCCGGGCCCATCGACACCGCCCTTGCTCGACGTCCTGCGCGATGCCTCGTGCACGGCGACCTTCTTTCTACTCGGCAAGAACCTCGCTGGCGCACTCGACGTCGCCGCGAGAATGGCGCGCGAAGGCCACCGGCTCGGCAATCACACCCATTCGCATGCGAGGCCGGGCGCGCTGGCGGACGGCGTGCTGATCGCCGAAATCGATGCGACCGACGCGCTGATTCGCGAAGCCTATCGCCGGGCCGGCGTTCCCGCGCCGGACACGATTCCGCTGCGCCTGCCCTACGGGCTCGTGCCGCAGGACAATCGTGCCGGCGTACTTGCGCGGATGAAGCGCGAACACACGGGCTGGACCGCAATCCTCGACGATTGGCAGCGGCCGGCGCCGTCGCCCCAGGCGCTGTGCGACGCTATGCGCGCGCATGTCGCCGGCAGCGCAGCGCGGCATCAGGACGTGCTGTTCTGCATGCACGACGGATCGCGGCATGGAGAAGCGCGACCCAACACGGTCGAAGCCGTGCGCCTGTTCCTGAATCGACAGGACTGA
- a CDS encoding ABC-F family ATPase — MLSTANITMQFGPKPLFENISVKFGEGNRYGLIGANGCGKSTFMKILGSDLEPSAGNVALEPNVRLGKLRQDQFAYEDVRVLDVVMMGHTEMWAAMTERDAIYANPEATDDDYMHAAELEGKFAEYGGYDAEARAGALLLGIGIEEKFHSGTMSDVAPGWKLRVLLAQALFSKPDVLLLDEPTNNLDINSIRWLEGMLNEYNSTMIIISHDRHFLNSVCTHMADMDFGTLKVWPGNYDDYMLASAQARERQAAANTRAKERVAELQDFVRRFSANKSKARQATSRAKQIDKIKIEDFKPSSRQNPFIRFEFEKKLHNVAVVAEDITKKYERTIFQNFNLSVQPGERIAIIGENGAGKTTLLRSLLGALALEHGTVKWSENANVGYMPQDTYEEFPNDITLMDWIDQYRKDGDDETMVRGTLGRLLFSSDDIKKSVKVLSGGEKGRMIWGKLMLGRHNVLLMDEPTNHMDMESIESLQIALEQFEGTLIFVSHDREFVSGLANRIIEVKTDGNLFDFGGNYEEFLTSQGQE; from the coding sequence GTGCTTTCTACTGCCAACATCACGATGCAATTCGGGCCAAAGCCCCTGTTCGAGAATATCTCGGTCAAATTCGGCGAGGGCAACCGCTATGGTCTGATCGGCGCGAACGGCTGTGGCAAGTCGACGTTCATGAAGATCCTCGGCAGCGACCTCGAGCCGAGCGCCGGCAACGTCGCGCTGGAGCCGAACGTGCGTCTCGGCAAGCTGCGCCAGGACCAGTTCGCGTACGAAGACGTGCGCGTGCTCGACGTCGTGATGATGGGCCACACCGAGATGTGGGCCGCGATGACCGAGCGTGACGCGATCTACGCGAACCCGGAAGCCACCGACGACGACTACATGCACGCGGCCGAGCTCGAGGGCAAGTTCGCCGAATACGGCGGCTACGACGCCGAGGCGCGCGCGGGCGCGCTGCTGCTCGGCATCGGCATCGAGGAGAAGTTCCACAGCGGCACGATGAGCGACGTCGCGCCGGGCTGGAAGCTGCGCGTGCTGCTCGCGCAGGCGCTGTTCTCGAAGCCGGATGTGCTGCTGCTCGACGAACCGACCAACAACCTCGACATCAACTCGATCCGTTGGCTGGAGGGCATGCTCAACGAGTACAACTCGACGATGATCATCATCTCGCACGATCGTCACTTCCTGAACTCGGTGTGCACGCACATGGCCGACATGGACTTCGGCACGCTGAAGGTCTGGCCGGGCAACTACGACGACTACATGCTCGCGTCGGCGCAGGCGCGCGAGCGGCAGGCCGCGGCGAACACCCGCGCCAAGGAGCGAGTCGCGGAGCTGCAGGACTTCGTGCGCCGCTTCTCGGCGAACAAGTCGAAGGCCCGCCAGGCGACGAGCCGCGCGAAGCAGATCGACAAGATCAAGATCGAGGATTTTAAGCCGTCGTCGCGCCAGAACCCGTTCATCCGCTTCGAGTTCGAGAAGAAGCTGCACAACGTCGCGGTGGTCGCCGAAGACATCACGAAGAAGTACGAGCGTACGATCTTCCAGAACTTCAACCTGTCGGTGCAGCCGGGCGAGCGGATCGCGATCATCGGCGAGAACGGCGCGGGCAAGACGACGCTGCTGCGTTCGCTGCTCGGTGCGCTCGCGCTCGAGCACGGTACGGTGAAGTGGTCCGAAAACGCGAATGTCGGCTACATGCCGCAGGACACGTACGAGGAGTTCCCGAACGACATCACGCTGATGGACTGGATCGACCAGTACCGCAAGGACGGCGACGACGAAACGATGGTGCGCGGCACGCTGGGCCGCCTGCTGTTCTCGTCGGACGACATCAAGAAGTCGGTGAAGGTGCTGTCGGGCGGCGAGAAGGGCCGCATGATCTGGGGCAAGCTGATGCTCGGCCGCCACAACGTGCTGCTGATGGACGAGCCGACCAACCACATGGACATGGAATCGATCGAGTCGCTGCAGATCGCGCTCGAGCAGTTCGAAGGCACGCTGATCTTCGTGTCGCACGACCGCGAGTTCGTGAGCGGGCTGGCGAACCGGATCATCGAAGTGAAGACGGACGGCAACCTGTTCGACTTCGGCGGCAATTACGAGGAATTCCTGACGAGCCAGGGGCAGGAGTAA
- a CDS encoding ABC transporter ATP-binding protein: MAEPMLHLDALCVRYGARVVLDGLSLAPVEPGTTIGLLGPNGVGKSTLLRALARLASATGHAAFGSFDLLHGSRREHTRQVGYLPQTLPQPSSLLVYEAVRSALRATCGGLSDAMRDRRLQQVFTRLRLHPLAMSPLDRLSGGQRQMVGLAQVLVRDTPLLLLDEPTSALDLRWQLLALEAVGEAARRRGAIVLVAMHDLNLASRFCDRLVLLSADGLVADGAPADVLTPPNLRRAYRVDARVERTASGDYVALAERAIPDEPALACDD, encoded by the coding sequence ATGGCTGAGCCGATGCTGCACCTCGACGCGCTGTGCGTCCGCTACGGCGCCCGGGTCGTGCTCGACGGGCTGTCGCTCGCGCCGGTCGAGCCGGGCACGACGATCGGGCTGCTCGGGCCGAACGGCGTCGGCAAGTCGACGCTGCTGCGCGCGCTGGCGCGGCTCGCGTCCGCGACCGGTCACGCGGCATTCGGCAGCTTCGATCTGCTGCACGGGTCGCGCCGCGAACACACGCGGCAGGTCGGCTATCTGCCGCAGACCTTGCCGCAACCGTCGTCGCTGCTCGTGTACGAAGCCGTGCGCAGCGCGTTGCGCGCCACCTGCGGCGGCCTGTCCGACGCGATGCGCGACCGGCGTTTGCAACAGGTGTTCACGCGGCTGCGGCTGCACCCGCTGGCGATGTCGCCGCTCGACCGGTTGTCGGGCGGCCAGCGGCAGATGGTCGGGCTCGCGCAGGTGCTCGTGCGCGACACGCCGCTGCTGCTGCTCGACGAACCGACCAGCGCGCTCGACCTCCGTTGGCAATTGCTCGCGCTGGAGGCGGTCGGCGAGGCGGCCCGCCGGCGCGGCGCGATCGTGCTGGTCGCGATGCACGACCTGAATCTCGCATCGCGTTTCTGCGACCGGCTCGTGCTGCTGAGCGCCGACGGACTCGTCGCGGACGGCGCGCCGGCCGACGTGCTGACGCCGCCGAACCTGCGGCGCGCGTACCGCGTCGATGCAAGGGTCGAGCGCACGGCGTCGGGCGATTATGTCGCGCTGGCGGAGCGGGCGATTCCGGACGAGCCGGCGCTTGCTTGCGACGATTGA
- a CDS encoding glycosyltransferase, with amino-acid sequence MKRILFCVVPEKGHVNPCIGPAQHLRAAGCDVAFYAPADISAQLDGAGDFAFVGPRETPERHDLSRGASFAANIRDADWLRHWIRTLLIDLAPAQVDGIRAVLREWRPDVVVIDPLLYAAAIAAELEGLPWVSMSNSLNPVLPDELDSELLRTVRWLAPERTRLFARYGLDARFRGCDILSPHLTLAFTTDALVGAPPPGVELVGPALPSGPRGDETPFPWERLDADRPLVYMSLGSQLYYHPDVFAKVIDATRATSAQLVLSVGELVDSDLLPAGDERVVAVRYVPQLALLRRTHAFVSHGGANSVMESLACGVPMLLSPFCNDQFHSAHFVERAGAGCVLDLQQAGVADIADALERLLRPGPLREHAARIRASYARDGSAQAARLISELASGSRLATAS; translated from the coding sequence ATGAAACGCATCCTGTTCTGCGTGGTGCCCGAAAAAGGGCACGTCAATCCGTGCATCGGTCCGGCCCAGCATCTGCGCGCCGCCGGCTGCGACGTCGCGTTCTACGCGCCGGCCGACATCAGCGCGCAACTTGACGGCGCGGGCGACTTCGCGTTCGTCGGGCCGCGCGAGACGCCCGAACGCCACGACCTGTCGCGCGGCGCGAGTTTCGCCGCGAACATCCGCGACGCCGACTGGCTGCGGCACTGGATCCGCACGCTGCTGATCGACCTTGCACCCGCGCAGGTGGACGGCATCCGCGCGGTGCTGCGCGAATGGCGGCCCGACGTGGTCGTGATCGATCCGCTGCTCTATGCGGCGGCGATCGCCGCCGAGCTGGAAGGGCTGCCGTGGGTCTCGATGTCCAATTCGCTGAATCCGGTGCTGCCGGACGAGCTCGATTCGGAACTGTTGCGCACGGTGCGCTGGCTCGCACCGGAACGCACTCGCCTGTTCGCGCGCTACGGTCTCGACGCGCGCTTTCGTGGATGCGACATCCTGTCGCCGCATCTGACGCTCGCGTTCACGACCGATGCGCTGGTCGGCGCGCCGCCGCCAGGTGTCGAGCTGGTCGGCCCGGCGTTGCCGTCCGGCCCGCGCGGCGACGAGACGCCGTTCCCGTGGGAACGCCTCGATGCGGATCGTCCGCTCGTCTACATGTCGCTCGGCAGCCAGCTTTACTACCACCCGGACGTGTTCGCGAAGGTCATCGACGCGACGCGCGCGACGTCGGCACAACTGGTGCTGTCGGTGGGCGAACTGGTCGATTCGGATTTGCTGCCGGCCGGTGACGAGCGCGTCGTCGCGGTGCGTTATGTGCCGCAGCTGGCGTTGCTGCGGCGCACGCATGCGTTCGTCAGCCACGGCGGCGCGAATTCGGTGATGGAGTCGCTCGCGTGCGGCGTGCCGATGCTGCTGTCGCCGTTCTGCAACGACCAGTTCCATTCCGCACACTTCGTCGAGCGGGCCGGCGCCGGATGCGTGTTGGATCTGCAGCAGGCCGGCGTCGCGGACATTGCCGATGCGCTCGAACGCCTGTTGCGTCCCGGCCCGCTGCGCGAGCATGCGGCGCGAATCCGTGCGAGCTACGCGCGCGACGGCTCGGCGCAGGCCGCCCGGCTGATCAGCGAACTCGCTTCAGGAAGCCGCCTGGCGACAGCGTCATGA
- a CDS encoding FkbM family methyltransferase: MQDHPLPLDLSGLAPSLYAQGTEESILARLMERIAPTNRFCVDIGASDGLRNSNTARLLREQDWAGVLVEGSAYRFGKLAVHYAGAERVRLHHDRVQPDTVDPLLADANVPADFDLLSIDIDGNDYWVWRGLRAFQPRIVVIEYNPYYTPPERWVMCFNPDHEWDGSTYYGASLESLVHLGRQKGYELVCCDDMGNNAFFVRQDLYPLLGIANNDPSVLFRPAMYKLRYVGHNTFLSGHPYRHGPAEHI, translated from the coding sequence ATGCAGGACCATCCTCTCCCGCTCGACCTGTCCGGCCTTGCGCCAAGCCTGTACGCGCAGGGCACCGAGGAAAGCATCCTGGCGCGGCTGATGGAGCGGATCGCACCCACGAATCGCTTCTGCGTCGACATCGGCGCGAGCGACGGCCTGCGCAACAGCAACACCGCGCGGCTGCTGCGCGAACAGGATTGGGCGGGTGTGCTGGTGGAAGGCAGCGCGTACCGGTTCGGCAAGCTTGCCGTTCACTACGCGGGCGCGGAGCGTGTCCGTTTGCACCACGACCGCGTCCAGCCCGACACGGTCGACCCGTTGCTCGCCGATGCGAACGTGCCGGCCGACTTCGACCTGCTGTCGATCGATATCGACGGCAACGACTACTGGGTGTGGCGCGGCCTGCGAGCGTTTCAGCCGCGCATCGTCGTGATCGAATACAACCCGTACTACACGCCACCCGAACGTTGGGTCATGTGCTTCAATCCGGACCACGAATGGGACGGATCGACCTATTACGGCGCGAGCCTCGAATCGCTCGTTCACCTCGGCAGGCAGAAGGGCTATGAGCTCGTCTGCTGCGACGACATGGGCAACAACGCGTTCTTCGTGCGGCAGGACCTGTACCCGCTGCTCGGCATCGCGAACAACGATCCTTCGGTGCTGTTCCGGCCGGCGATGTACAAGCTGCGCTACGTCGGGCACAACACGTTCCTGAGCGGCCATCCTTATCGGCACGGGCCGGCCGAGCACATCTGA
- a CDS encoding cephalosporin hydroxylase family protein: MSERPSARMRDINIEWLTRAAEFDHLFQTRWLGERFFHLPGDMLALQELIWRERPDCIVQTGIAAGGGVVFSASMLELAGGHGRVVAIEPRLRDEVRQRLQSHRLAHRMVLIEGESCAADTLASVHAQIGDGARVMAILDLTHTHAHVLRELECYASLVTPGSYAIVMDTIMEYLPPSMFDGKPYGKGNNPATAVREFLARDDRFEVDENIEDRVLMTLSPGGFLKRVR, translated from the coding sequence ATGTCAGAGCGTCCTTCGGCCCGCATGCGGGACATCAATATCGAATGGCTGACACGTGCTGCCGAATTCGACCATCTGTTCCAGACGCGCTGGCTCGGCGAGCGCTTCTTCCATCTGCCCGGCGACATGCTCGCGCTCCAGGAACTGATCTGGCGCGAGCGCCCCGACTGCATCGTACAGACCGGCATCGCGGCGGGCGGCGGCGTCGTATTCTCCGCGTCGATGCTGGAATTGGCGGGCGGTCACGGGCGCGTCGTCGCGATCGAACCGCGCCTGCGCGACGAGGTCAGGCAGCGCCTGCAATCGCACCGGCTCGCCCATCGCATGGTGCTGATCGAAGGCGAATCGTGCGCGGCCGACACGCTCGCGTCGGTGCACGCACAGATCGGCGACGGCGCGCGCGTGATGGCGATCCTCGATCTCACGCATACGCACGCGCACGTGCTGCGCGAACTCGAATGTTATGCGTCGCTCGTGACGCCCGGCAGCTACGCGATCGTGATGGATACCATCATGGAATATCTGCCGCCATCGATGTTCGACGGCAAGCCGTACGGCAAAGGCAACAACCCGGCGACGGCCGTACGCGAATTTCTCGCCCGCGACGACCGGTTCGAAGTCGACGAGAACATCGAGGACCGCGTGCTCATGACGCTGTCGCCAGGCGGCTTCCTGAAGCGAGTTCGCTGA
- a CDS encoding phosphotransferase enzyme family protein: protein MDQPAVTFDEIRDAYALGHSGPPRQVGERVWHLPTDGGGVAVKRYAPQHHARAAKEAAVLAHFETHGDARFRVQTLKRTTAGEPLWTGAGSHAMLTRWEAGQFRTYDTFSPAEWDALGASLAALHLSLERLHLPSLDTIRARLTAIDADAVRRSLLDALDRVRSNDGAANLRRYVELALRMIDRYYPGSIEAFPADDPQHPIHNDYNQFNYLFAGTGTPPLILDWEATIGAPHEYELVRCLNHLPLEAPHLAEAFVLAYRRVGPVNPARIAWAVDAACLQHALKLWVVQGWLDDPARFAAHLNGAVTMASAMVDARGRLVDFFSRCVEAGN from the coding sequence ATGGACCAACCCGCCGTCACCTTCGACGAGATCCGCGACGCGTACGCGCTCGGCCACAGCGGGCCGCCGCGGCAGGTAGGCGAACGCGTGTGGCATCTGCCGACCGACGGCGGCGGCGTGGCGGTCAAGCGCTATGCGCCGCAGCATCATGCGCGCGCGGCCAAGGAAGCCGCCGTACTCGCGCATTTCGAGACGCATGGCGATGCGCGCTTCCGTGTCCAGACGCTGAAACGCACGACGGCCGGCGAACCGCTGTGGACGGGCGCCGGCTCGCACGCGATGCTGACGCGCTGGGAAGCGGGGCAGTTCAGAACTTACGATACGTTTTCGCCGGCCGAGTGGGATGCGCTCGGCGCGAGTCTCGCGGCGTTGCACCTGAGCCTCGAACGGCTTCATCTGCCGTCGCTCGATACGATCCGCGCGCGGCTGACCGCGATCGACGCGGACGCGGTGCGCCGCAGCCTGCTCGACGCGCTGGATCGCGTGCGCTCGAACGACGGCGCCGCGAACCTGCGCCGCTATGTCGAGCTCGCGCTGCGCATGATCGACCGCTACTATCCGGGCAGCATCGAAGCGTTTCCCGCCGACGATCCGCAGCACCCGATCCACAACGACTACAACCAGTTCAACTACCTGTTCGCGGGCACGGGCACGCCGCCGCTCATCCTCGACTGGGAAGCGACGATCGGCGCGCCGCACGAATACGAGCTGGTGCGTTGCCTGAACCATCTGCCGCTGGAAGCGCCGCACCTGGCGGAGGCCTTCGTGCTCGCGTATCGGCGGGTCGGGCCGGTGAATCCCGCGCGCATCGCCTGGGCGGTCGATGCCGCGTGTCTGCAGCACGCGCTCAAGTTGTGGGTCGTGCAAGGCTGGCTCGACGATCCGGCACGCTTCGCTGCGCACCTGAACGGGGCGGTGACGATGGCGTCCGCGATGGTGGACGCGCGCGGCCGTCTCGTCGATTTCTTTTCCCGTTGCGTGGAAGCAGGAAACTGA
- a CDS encoding asparagine synthase-related protein, translated as MIVGTRDLFGFDRLHYHPRSGVSASGIRAVLHASGQPAGAPDTAAIAGYLSGERPISRTVLRDVLAVPPGHALIRSPQGLAVQPAPERPQRGDLETVLRASLQRALDSGKRVALALSGGLDSALLLALLRELGAQRHVTSYILATDMPDYCERDAALELAEQMQATVKIVRANEADFVAALPRTTYAVEEPMFNLHPVAKLLLAEAMAADGIEVAVTGDGADQVLRRDRSANYLPLCHALFDAASVDLHPPFVDAAVVAHLTSIAPDPNKQCLRDLGARLNLPDRLVHGPKRGRLAPAMDLTTLLDRERTRALADTLGLAAPTLQADTERVLWATLTLILDHLDHFDHRDAAHRPT; from the coding sequence ATGATCGTCGGCACGCGCGACCTGTTCGGTTTCGATCGCCTGCACTACCATCCGCGCAGCGGCGTGTCGGCGTCCGGCATTCGGGCCGTCCTGCATGCTTCGGGGCAACCGGCCGGCGCGCCGGACACGGCCGCCATCGCGGGCTACCTGAGCGGCGAGCGTCCCATCAGTCGCACCGTGCTGCGCGACGTGCTGGCGGTGCCGCCCGGCCACGCGCTGATCCGTTCGCCGCAAGGGCTGGCGGTGCAGCCGGCGCCGGAGCGGCCGCAGCGCGGCGATCTGGAAACCGTGCTGCGCGCATCGCTGCAACGCGCGCTCGACAGCGGCAAGCGCGTCGCGCTGGCGCTGAGCGGCGGGCTCGATTCGGCGCTGCTGCTCGCGTTGCTGCGCGAACTCGGCGCGCAGCGGCACGTGACGTCCTACATCCTCGCGACCGACATGCCGGACTATTGCGAACGCGATGCCGCACTCGAACTGGCCGAGCAGATGCAGGCGACGGTGAAGATCGTGCGCGCGAACGAGGCCGATTTCGTGGCCGCGCTGCCGAGAACGACCTATGCGGTCGAGGAGCCGATGTTCAACCTGCATCCGGTCGCGAAGCTGTTGCTGGCCGAGGCGATGGCCGCTGACGGCATCGAGGTGGCCGTCACCGGCGACGGTGCGGACCAGGTGCTGCGCCGCGACCGGTCGGCCAACTATCTGCCGCTGTGCCATGCATTGTTCGATGCGGCGTCGGTCGACCTGCATCCGCCGTTTGTCGACGCCGCCGTCGTCGCGCATCTGACGAGCATCGCGCCCGACCCGAACAAGCAGTGCCTGCGCGATCTCGGTGCGCGCCTGAACCTGCCGGACCGTCTCGTGCACGGCCCCAAGCGCGGGCGGCTCGCGCCGGCGATGGACCTCACGACACTGCTCGATCGCGAGCGCACGCGTGCGCTCGCCGACACGCTCGGCCTGGCCGCGCCCACGCTGCAGGCGGATACCGAACGCGTGCTGTGGGCGACGCTGACACTGATCCTCGATCATCTTGACCACTTCGATCACCGCGATGCCGCGCATCGCCCAACCTGA
- a CDS encoding FecCD family ABC transporter permease: MSTTTPVSPPSLRLRYRAVAARRVGALAALACVLVALLVVDVSTGPSPFPVADLVGGLFRPDGLPLEQRVILWDVRLPYALMAVLVGASLGFAGAEMQTVLNNPLASPFTLGMSAAASVGASLVVISGWHLVLWNENVALSLGAFACASAATLLIVWLAWRHGATTETVVLFGIGLMFSFEALLWLLQFIADANALQQIVFWSMGSLARATWGKIVLLTCVFAACTLWASVDVASLTALRAGDEQARSMGIAVERLRLVALARISLLSATALSFVGTIGFVGLVGPHVARLLVGDEHRYYLPGAALAGAIMLAGASVLSKTLIPGVTLPIGIITALVGVPLFMLLVSRRRRLDG; encoded by the coding sequence ATGAGCACGACGACGCCCGTTTCGCCGCCGTCGCTGCGACTCCGCTACCGCGCGGTCGCCGCGCGGCGTGTCGGCGCGCTGGCCGCGCTCGCATGCGTGCTCGTCGCGCTGCTCGTCGTCGACGTCTCGACCGGCCCGTCGCCGTTTCCGGTCGCCGACCTGGTCGGCGGCCTGTTCCGGCCCGACGGGCTGCCGCTCGAACAGCGCGTGATCCTGTGGGACGTGCGCCTGCCGTATGCGCTGATGGCCGTGCTCGTCGGCGCGTCGCTCGGGTTCGCCGGCGCCGAAATGCAGACCGTGCTGAACAACCCGCTCGCGAGCCCGTTCACGCTCGGCATGTCGGCCGCTGCGAGCGTCGGCGCGTCGCTCGTCGTGATTTCCGGCTGGCACCTGGTGCTGTGGAACGAGAACGTCGCGCTGTCGCTCGGCGCGTTCGCGTGCGCGAGCGCTGCGACGCTGCTGATCGTCTGGCTCGCGTGGCGCCACGGCGCAACGACCGAAACCGTCGTGCTGTTCGGCATCGGCCTGATGTTCAGCTTCGAGGCCCTGCTGTGGCTGCTGCAGTTCATCGCCGACGCGAATGCGCTGCAGCAGATCGTGTTCTGGAGCATGGGCAGCCTGGCGCGCGCGACGTGGGGCAAGATCGTGCTGCTGACCTGCGTGTTCGCCGCCTGCACGCTGTGGGCGAGCGTCGACGTCGCGTCGTTGACGGCGCTGCGCGCCGGCGACGAGCAGGCGCGCAGCATGGGCATCGCGGTCGAGCGGCTGCGGCTCGTCGCGCTCGCGCGCATCAGCCTGCTGTCCGCGACGGCGCTGTCGTTCGTCGGCACGATCGGTTTCGTCGGCCTCGTCGGGCCGCACGTCGCGCGGCTGCTGGTCGGCGACGAGCATCGCTACTACCTGCCGGGCGCGGCGCTCGCCGGCGCGATCATGCTGGCCGGCGCGTCCGTGCTCAGCAAGACGCTGATTCCCGGCGTGACGCTGCCGATCGGCATCATCACCGCACTGGTCGGCGTGCCGTTGTTCATGCTGCTCGTCAGCCGGCGCAGGAGGCTCGATGGCTGA
- a CDS encoding 4Fe-4S cluster-binding domain-containing protein, translated as MNANPNTLSNPASSGERQHVFPPPLDRDYRVEDGRVLTRSLEAHIVDHCNLTCAECCSLSPLLPEWHASPDSLEADLRKAAKVLSPRMFKLVGGEPLLHPALVELVERVRATGIAPVISVTTNGLKLGEMPDAFWQSVDALTISRYPKPSLSRDLIAHVEHQAARFDVRLNWKVQDVFTTMNRAQPGTDRDDAQRLYRDCWIRERCHMIRDGMFYTCTRPAHFHTLYKGEKDFQSDGLPLRDDAGMLEAMLAYLQREAPLEACLHCQGGSAPVAPHRILKRIEVDTLKARYP; from the coding sequence GTGAATGCGAATCCGAACACGCTTTCGAATCCGGCCTCGTCCGGAGAGCGGCAACATGTCTTCCCGCCGCCGCTGGATCGCGACTACCGCGTCGAAGACGGGCGCGTCCTGACGCGCTCGCTGGAAGCGCATATCGTCGATCACTGCAATCTGACCTGCGCGGAATGCTGCTCGCTGTCGCCGCTCCTGCCCGAGTGGCATGCGAGCCCCGATTCGCTCGAGGCCGATCTGCGCAAGGCCGCGAAGGTGCTGAGCCCGCGCATGTTCAAGCTGGTCGGCGGCGAACCGCTGCTGCATCCGGCGCTCGTCGAGCTCGTCGAACGCGTGCGCGCCACGGGCATCGCACCGGTGATCTCGGTCACGACGAACGGCCTGAAGCTCGGCGAGATGCCGGACGCGTTCTGGCAGTCGGTGGATGCGCTGACGATCTCGCGCTACCCGAAGCCGTCGCTTTCGCGCGACCTGATCGCGCATGTCGAGCACCAGGCCGCGCGCTTCGACGTGCGCCTGAACTGGAAGGTGCAGGACGTGTTCACGACGATGAATCGCGCGCAGCCCGGCACGGACCGCGACGATGCGCAGCGCCTCTATCGCGATTGCTGGATCCGCGAGCGCTGCCATATGATTCGCGACGGCATGTTCTACACGTGCACGCGTCCCGCGCATTTCCATACGCTTTACAAGGGCGAGAAGGATTTTCAATCCGACGGCCTGCCGTTGCGCGACGACGCAGGCATGCTCGAAGCGATGCTCGCCTATTTGCAACGCGAGGCGCCGCTCGAAGCGTGCCTGCATTGCCAGGGCGGCAGCGCGCCGGTGGCGCCGCATCGCATCCTGAAACGCATTGAAGTGGACACCTTGAAGGCTCGTTATCCATGA
- a CDS encoding phosphotransferase produces MKTLEPWLHRHWQLGPARLQALSSGHTNKTYLVECDSGRTVLRVSWSGKPIEQVHREASILGDLGRSRTAPMLPALPRLRPTVDAQSGVQVPDGSWLHLFEHIDGSPGLPDDAHAGAIDAMRALAHLHAALAAIPVSESALMAWLAARHARVSARAMPSLPGDLSSDYDTVIWRIGTHLDTAARWLTGPVHWLHGDYHAGNLLYVGHAVSGVLDFDDVGQGAQWLEAAFALFALSRDAGRDDRFVFDAQRWDAGLRAYAATRPDAAPDWMRMNRDALMALFCVDQTLIHLEAAQRGLWMPGPGIGFLGGWRQLLDGAAPGS; encoded by the coding sequence GTGAAAACGCTGGAACCCTGGCTTCACCGGCACTGGCAGCTCGGGCCGGCGCGCCTGCAGGCGCTGTCGTCGGGCCATACTAACAAAACGTATCTCGTCGAGTGCGATTCGGGGCGCACGGTGCTGCGCGTGTCGTGGTCCGGCAAGCCGATCGAGCAGGTGCATCGCGAGGCGTCGATACTCGGCGATCTCGGCCGTTCGCGCACGGCGCCGATGCTACCCGCGCTGCCGCGACTGCGGCCGACCGTGGACGCGCAATCCGGCGTGCAGGTGCCTGATGGAAGCTGGCTGCATCTGTTCGAGCATATCGACGGCAGCCCCGGCCTGCCCGACGATGCGCACGCGGGCGCGATCGATGCGATGCGCGCGCTCGCGCATCTGCATGCGGCGCTGGCGGCGATCCCCGTGAGCGAATCCGCGCTGATGGCCTGGTTGGCGGCGCGCCATGCCCGTGTATCGGCGCGCGCGATGCCGTCGTTGCCGGGCGACTTGAGCAGCGATTACGACACGGTGATCTGGCGGATTGGCACGCATCTGGACACCGCGGCCCGCTGGCTGACGGGGCCGGTGCATTGGCTGCACGGCGACTATCACGCGGGCAATCTGCTGTACGTGGGCCATGCGGTGAGCGGCGTGCTCGATTTCGACGATGTCGGGCAGGGTGCGCAGTGGCTCGAGGCGGCCTTTGCGCTGTTCGCGCTGTCGCGCGATGCGGGCAGGGACGATCGCTTCGTCTTCGATGCGCAGCGATGGGATGCCGGCCTGCGAGCCTATGCAGCGACGCGGCCCGATGCTGCGCCGGACTGGATGCGCATGAACCGAGATGCGTTGATGGCGCTGTTCTGCGTGGACCAGACGCTGATCCATCTGGAAGCTGCGCAACGCGGCCTGTGGATGCCGGGGCCCGGCATCGGATTTCTAGGTGGCTGGCGGCAGTTGCTGGACGGCGCGGCGCCCGGAAGTTAG